In uncultured Methanobacterium sp., a genomic segment contains:
- a CDS encoding DedA family protein: MMFEGIILYLESILAVYGPFGVFIASIVEEVIAPIPSTVVIMGTSFVVLKGSAISLDGFMNLFVNIVLPASLGVSLGSLFVYGIGYFAGKPFIERWGKYLGVSWQDIEKAEEKFENSHSDEILLFIVRAIPVIPSVAISAFCGIIRFNLLKYVIITFLGTMVRAFILGFIGWQFGSMYQSVADEISYLEEITVVIILVAVILYFIYKKKLKKTETINKVKSSRIHE; the protein is encoded by the coding sequence ATGATGTTTGAAGGAATAATTTTATATTTAGAAAGCATACTAGCTGTTTACGGACCTTTTGGGGTATTTATTGCCAGTATTGTTGAAGAAGTAATAGCACCTATACCCTCTACTGTAGTTATCATGGGGACCAGCTTTGTAGTCTTAAAAGGTTCTGCAATTTCTTTAGATGGATTTATGAATCTATTTGTTAACATTGTTTTACCAGCTTCTTTAGGTGTGAGCCTGGGATCACTTTTTGTATATGGGATTGGTTATTTTGCTGGAAAACCATTCATTGAACGTTGGGGTAAATATTTAGGTGTTTCATGGCAAGATATTGAAAAGGCAGAAGAAAAATTTGAAAACAGTCATTCCGATGAAATACTCCTATTCATTGTCAGAGCAATTCCAGTTATTCCCAGTGTGGCTATAAGTGCTTTCTGTGGTATCATAAGATTCAATTTATTAAAATACGTTATAATTACATTCTTAGGAACCATGGTAAGAGCTTTTATTCTGGGATTCATCGGCTGGCAGTTTGGAAGCATGTACCAATCCGTAGCAGATGAAATTTCATACCTGGAAGAAATCACCGTGGTCATAATACTGGTTGCTGTTATTTTGTACTTTATTTACAAAAAGAAGTTAAAAAAGACTGAAACAATTAATAAAGTTAAATCTTCTAGAATACATGAATGA
- a CDS encoding cation diffusion facilitator family transporter encodes MDAVNERAIIGRKASMVAIFGNILLTIFNFIVGTFSGSTALVAEAAHTLSDVITSVLAFIGFKIGMRPADEEHQYGHGRAEPIVGLVIVVFLVVVAYEILSDVYIKLLMGESLPAPDWIAAVMALIGIIVNYTMTTYLIRSGKKINSPALIADGQHQKVDIFSCSAVLVGVIGAQLGFTIIDPIVAIFIAMMVIRTAFIVARDNVNTLMGKIPSEKILDEISTVAMSVDDVKGVHEVKVNNMGSYASAELHIELDADLNLRESHKISHHVEKQIIDRVMPIKMAIVHTCPFEGHTKE; translated from the coding sequence ATGGATGCAGTCAATGAAAGGGCAATTATTGGTCGTAAAGCCTCGATGGTTGCTATTTTTGGAAATATCCTATTGACTATTTTCAACTTTATTGTTGGAACTTTTTCAGGTAGTACTGCATTGGTTGCTGAGGCTGCCCACACACTTTCAGATGTTATCACTTCAGTTCTGGCTTTTATCGGGTTTAAAATAGGTATGAGGCCTGCAGATGAAGAACACCAGTATGGACATGGTAGGGCTGAACCAATTGTTGGACTAGTAATAGTGGTTTTCTTGGTGGTGGTTGCCTATGAAATACTTTCAGATGTTTATATCAAACTCTTGATGGGTGAATCATTACCTGCTCCAGACTGGATTGCTGCTGTAATGGCATTAATTGGAATAATTGTTAATTATACCATGACCACCTATTTAATCCGTTCCGGGAAGAAAATCAACAGCCCTGCACTTATTGCTGATGGCCAACACCAGAAAGTAGATATTTTCTCATGTAGTGCCGTGTTGGTAGGCGTCATAGGTGCACAATTGGGATTCACCATCATAGACCCTATTGTAGCCATATTCATTGCTATGATGGTGATTAGAACCGCATTCATTGTTGCCCGTGACAATGTTAACACCCTCATGGGTAAAATTCCATCTGAGAAAATTTTAGATGAAATTAGTACTGTAGCAATGTCTGTAGATGATGTTAAGGGAGTACATGAAGTGAAAGTAAATAATATGGGCTCATATGCTTCTGCAGAATTGCACATTGAGCTTGATGCGGATTTAAATCTTAGAGAATCTCATAAAATCTCTCATCATGTTGAAAAACAGATTATTGACAGGGTAATGCCCATAAAAATGGCTATTGTTCACACCTGCCCTTTCGAAGGACATACAAAAGAATAA
- a CDS encoding bifunctional metallophosphatase/5'-nucleotidase has translation MDENLTILQLNDSHGYLDIHQELFWDGDHAKYSLSGGFARIATIFNQVCEENPNHTLIFDCGDTIHGTYAVVKSKGEVMIPILNYLDFDAMTAHWEFAYGPEHFKKLVKKLNYPMLAINCYFKSSNKLVFKPWIIKEIGKIRVGIIGIAATIVDKVMPASFSKGIYFTLGNEELPYHIKKLQEEKVDLIIVISHLGFPQEMKLAGEVDGIDILLSAHTHNRLYKPVVVNKTILIQSGCHGSFIGKLDLTISQGKVSKFNHELITVSEDINPDTQVFDMVKRVLDPYADKLSEVVGCTDTGLNRNTVLESTMDNFLLKSLLNETEAEMAFSNGWRYGAPIPRGKVTLNDLYNIIPANPPVSTVELTGREIWMMLEENLEHLFSRDPYNQMGGYLKRCMGINMYFKVENPPGQRIQELFIGGKKINLDKNYHAAYVTSQGVPTNYGQKRNQLDVNAVEALQKYLSSKKKVKSELEGTVIAI, from the coding sequence TTGGATGAAAATTTAACTATTTTACAATTGAATGATAGCCATGGTTATCTGGATATACACCAGGAATTGTTTTGGGATGGTGATCATGCTAAATACTCATTATCCGGAGGTTTTGCCCGAATTGCCACCATATTCAATCAGGTATGTGAAGAAAACCCTAATCATACCTTGATTTTTGACTGTGGGGATACGATTCACGGTACTTATGCAGTGGTGAAAAGTAAAGGGGAAGTAATGATCCCCATTTTAAACTATCTGGACTTTGATGCCATGACAGCCCATTGGGAATTTGCTTATGGGCCTGAACATTTCAAAAAACTGGTTAAAAAATTAAATTATCCTATGTTAGCAATCAATTGTTATTTTAAATCAAGTAATAAGCTTGTTTTCAAACCATGGATTATCAAAGAGATTGGTAAAATTCGAGTAGGAATTATAGGTATTGCTGCAACTATTGTGGATAAAGTCATGCCTGCATCATTCAGTAAAGGAATCTACTTCACCCTGGGCAATGAAGAATTGCCCTACCACATCAAAAAATTACAAGAAGAAAAAGTAGACCTGATTATAGTTATATCACATTTAGGGTTTCCACAAGAAATGAAATTAGCAGGAGAAGTGGATGGTATTGATATTCTGTTAAGTGCACACACCCATAATAGGCTTTATAAACCGGTTGTTGTAAATAAAACCATTTTAATTCAGTCAGGATGTCATGGTTCTTTTATTGGAAAATTGGATCTAACTATATCCCAAGGAAAAGTGTCTAAGTTCAACCATGAATTAATCACAGTGTCAGAAGATATTAATCCCGATACTCAAGTCTTTGACATGGTTAAACGAGTTTTAGATCCTTATGCTGATAAATTGAGTGAAGTTGTGGGCTGCACTGACACGGGACTTAATCGTAACACTGTACTGGAATCAACCATGGATAATTTCCTTTTAAAAAGTCTTTTAAATGAAACCGAAGCGGAAATGGCATTTTCTAATGGTTGGAGATATGGAGCGCCAATTCCCAGAGGAAAAGTAACCCTAAATGATCTTTATAATATTATCCCTGCAAATCCCCCGGTTTCAACAGTAGAATTAACCGGAAGAGAAATATGGATGATGTTAGAAGAGAATTTAGAGCATCTTTTTTCCAGAGACCCTTATAATCAGATGGGAGGATATCTCAAGAGATGCATGGGTATTAACATGTATTTCAAAGTTGAAAATCCTCCAGGGCAACGAATCCAGGAATTATTCATTGGTGGAAAGAAAATAAACTTGGATAAAAACTATCATGCTGCCTATGTGACCAGTCAAGGGGTTCCCACTAATTACGGGCAAAAAAGGAACCAATTAGATGTAAATGCAGTGGAAGCATTGCAGAAATACTTATCCTCAAAGAAAAAAGTCAAATCGGAACTGGAAGGAACTGTAATAGCTATCTAA
- a CDS encoding alkyl sulfatase dimerization domain-containing protein, with protein MEDFTKNIKDASQITKKFNEELKERLPFNDDVDFKEAQKGFIETDENLIIKGDDASILWDMKGYEFLKGEWEPTVNPSLWRQAQLNLYSGLYKVQDRVYQIRSYDIANITIIEGDNGIIVIDPLVSNETARAGMELYYKNRGSKPVKAVIYTHSHVDHYGGVKGVISQEQVDKGEVQVIAPEGFMEEAMSENVFAGNAMLRRANYMYGFTLNKSARGQVDVGLGKNASVGSSSLIPPTRIIRKSGEKITVDGVDIEFLMASGTEAPAEFMMYYPQFKLFNAAEVVTHHIHNILTLRGAKVRDAKKWWKAIDSILLTYGDEIETLIAQHHWPKWGNNKITDMLKKERNAYKFLHDQSLRLANQGHTPIEIAEEMKLPQTLEKEWYLRDYYGSFNHNSKAIYQFYLGWYDGNPANLYALPPEEAAKRYVEFMGGPEEVLRKAKKSFDEGDYRWVAEVCKHMVFADPSNKNARYLEADALEQLGYQTESGTWRNNFLVGAAELRGNKVATSVDITDALLNMPTELLFEFMGLLIDKNIAEGKVIKINLDLTDRNQKCNLALEDSVLIPRMNYHETSPDIVLTIDIPTFIALLLGETSYDEITGDESKFKGTPEDLKEFLELFSGFDYEFNMVIP; from the coding sequence ATGGAAGATTTTACAAAAAATATTAAGGATGCATCGCAAATAACCAAAAAATTTAATGAAGAATTGAAAGAAAGGCTACCCTTTAATGATGATGTTGACTTTAAAGAGGCTCAAAAGGGCTTTATAGAAACTGATGAAAATTTAATCATTAAAGGTGACGATGCAAGCATTCTATGGGATATGAAGGGCTATGAATTCCTTAAGGGCGAATGGGAGCCAACTGTTAATCCCAGTTTGTGGAGACAAGCACAGTTAAATTTGTACAGTGGATTATATAAGGTTCAAGATAGGGTTTATCAGATACGATCTTACGATATAGCAAATATCACCATTATTGAAGGAGATAATGGGATAATAGTCATTGATCCTTTAGTTTCTAATGAAACTGCCCGAGCAGGAATGGAATTGTATTATAAAAATAGGGGAAGTAAACCTGTAAAAGCGGTTATTTACACCCATAGTCACGTAGACCATTATGGTGGAGTAAAAGGTGTCATATCCCAAGAACAGGTAGATAAGGGAGAAGTTCAGGTTATAGCTCCGGAAGGTTTTATGGAGGAAGCTATGAGTGAAAATGTCTTTGCAGGAAATGCAATGCTCAGAAGGGCCAATTACATGTACGGATTCACCCTAAATAAATCAGCCAGAGGGCAGGTAGATGTGGGCCTGGGAAAAAATGCATCTGTAGGATCTTCCTCCTTAATTCCTCCCACCAGAATAATCAGGAAAAGTGGAGAAAAAATAACAGTGGACGGAGTGGATATTGAATTTTTAATGGCCAGTGGAACCGAAGCCCCGGCAGAATTCATGATGTACTATCCTCAGTTTAAATTATTCAACGCAGCAGAAGTTGTGACCCATCACATTCACAATATCCTTACTTTAAGAGGTGCCAAGGTAAGGGATGCCAAAAAATGGTGGAAAGCAATTGACAGCATACTGCTCACCTACGGTGATGAAATAGAGACTCTCATAGCACAGCATCACTGGCCTAAATGGGGAAATAACAAAATCACTGACATGCTAAAAAAGGAGAGAAACGCTTACAAGTTTTTACACGACCAATCCTTAAGATTGGCTAATCAGGGACACACACCAATTGAGATAGCAGAAGAAATGAAACTCCCCCAAACTTTAGAGAAAGAATGGTACTTAAGAGATTACTATGGTAGTTTCAACCACAATTCAAAGGCCATATACCAGTTCTATTTAGGGTGGTACGATGGAAATCCAGCAAACCTGTACGCTCTCCCACCAGAAGAAGCTGCTAAAAGATATGTGGAATTCATGGGCGGACCAGAAGAAGTTCTCAGGAAAGCTAAAAAATCCTTTGATGAAGGGGATTACCGTTGGGTGGCTGAGGTATGCAAACACATGGTATTTGCCGATCCCAGCAACAAAAATGCCCGGTATTTAGAAGCAGATGCACTGGAACAGTTAGGATACCAGACAGAAAGTGGAACCTGGAGAAATAATTTCCTGGTGGGTGCTGCTGAATTAAGGGGAAACAAAGTTGCCACATCTGTAGATATAACAGATGCACTCTTAAATATGCCCACAGAATTATTATTCGAATTTATGGGACTTTTAATTGATAAGAATATAGCAGAAGGAAAAGTAATTAAAATAAACCTGGATTTAACCGATAGAAACCAAAAATGTAACCTGGCTTTGGAAGATTCGGTTTTAATACCCCGGATGAATTACCATGAAACATCCCCCGACATTGTACTAACCATTGATATTCCAACATTTATAGCCCTATTGCTAGGTGAAACCAGTTATGATGAAATTACAGGTGATGAATCGAAATTTAAAGGAACCCCTGAAGATTTAAAAGAATTTCTAGAACTTTTTTCAGGTTTTGATTACGAATTTAACATGGTGATACCATGA